accaatgataaaaatgacagacctctacatgcttttaaagtaagaaaacctgtaaaatcggcagtgtatcaaatacttgttctccccactgtatgttatttaatttttttgtaagcAAAATAAACTCCTTTAATAAATCCTGTACATTTACTCCTATGaggacatttaaaaatagaTACCCATACAtttagcaattttacattgagaaacgctattcttaaattattgcaccatttgcctgcacagtctttcaggGTAATGAACCCCTCCCCTTTTTACTTCTAAAAGACCCATCCTCCCTAGAATGCTTAATTCATaaccagtcatgttactgaccttttgccaattAATCTACTTTGTTGAGAGATATTCCATCttacatttccagtcttttgttgcccctgtcccagttttttaaacctgttgctggcatcaaatttaaagtgggcatatatttttcaaaaaacaataacattcattggtttcaacatttgatatgttgtcattctacaattttcaattgaatatatggttcaaatgatttgcacatcattacattctgttttttttcacattttacactgcaagcttttggaaatggggtaaaaaaacatatttttacatagTCATTATGGGCAATTATTTGTATGTTGATGGTAAAAACAATTGAATTAATCATATattcagtctataacacaaaaaaagtgACAGTGAAGGGCCTGAATACTTTCAAATGGCACTGTCTGCAGTAATACAGTTTGCAAACGTCATAGGCCATCATGAACATTCATTTAGCTATTTATCTGGGCAgtagtttttgttccatgtaAAACCATTTTATTACAATTGAATGAATGATGTCCTACAGTACCTGATCCTTTTATACACTACCGAGTGTACAGCCATGCTAACTTGTCATTCTGAATGAGCATTCACAAAAACAGTGAAGTATAATCATTGAACATATTCaatataaacattattttactaTATGATACAAAGGCAACTTTGTCACTTTTTAATAATTGTTCAGATTAACGAAAAATTATGCATATAGATTGACAGTACAGTAgaacaacaacatattttgttaGTCTATTTTGACTTTGTTCTTGTTTTTCCAGCAGGTTCTCCAAAAGAACCTGACCAGGAACCCAGTGCAGACCGGGACTGCTCCACCAGCAGCCAGCAGTAAAATCAGCACGTCCAAAGAGTGGTACGAATACCAGGGCAATCTGTAGACCGAAGTACGAAGATGAGACGCCCCCCTGTGGCGCATCACGTACTCCAGCCAGAAGAGGGCGCTGTCCATGGGCTTGATGGGTTGGTCCCTGTGCAGATCAGACAGCCTCTGCATGTTCTCCCTGTAGGAGGTCTGGGTGAGCACCTGGTTTAGAGCCTGCTGGAAGCTAGGTCCATTGATGTTGGCCAGCTCCAGGATTTTTGCGGCACCTCTCTCCTGTAGTCGGAGAAGGTTGTCGTACTGGTCAAAGAACAGGGGGATTCCGAGCACTGGGGTGCCATGGTAGATGGCTTCCTGGACTCCATTGGTACCCCCGTGGGCCACAAACACTCTGGTCTGAGGGTGACCCAGGAGGTCATTCTGGGGCATCCACTTTACTAACAGGGTGTTGTTGCCCAGAGTGGAAGGCCGCTCACCCACATGCCTCCATATTACCTTAGAAGAATAAGAATAGATATATaatttacacacatttaaaaaatgtctttACATGTAAAGACTAAACAGTCAGGATACCTTCTGAGGCAGCTTGGCGAACACACTGGCGATTTGGTCAGCGATATCAGCAGGAAGTGCGTTGACGAGACTCCCCAAAGACATGACCACCACTCCATGCTCCCCGGCACTCTGGACAAACTCCTCCAGCTCAGTAGGCAATGGCTGTGCCGGCTTGCACTGGAACCCTCCCATGTAGACCACATTGGGCATGGTCGGCCGGGGGAACTCAAAAACAAAGTCAGACCTCATCAGCCAGATGTCAGCCTCCTGAATCAGGGAGATTATATCACATCCCTCTTTGAAGTACTTGGTGCAAAATGCATTGTAACTCGGTCCCAAGAGAAACTTCTGCTGAAACTTTAATATGCTGTGGAACAGCACGTTCTGGACTCGTTGGACAAAGGTCATTTTGTCAGTGAACCCTGACCCTGGGCTGGGGATGTAGGACAGCGGAGATGGGGCGATGGCAAAGTGGCCTTCCCCACTGGTTATCCAGCGGGCGTTAAGGACCACAGGCAGTTTGAGGTGACGGGCCAAGAGTAGCCCTGTAGCTATGGCGGGGTCAATGAGAACCAAGTCGTACTCAGCCTCCTGGAGACTCTTCATCAGTTCCTTGTCATCGAAGATGTGAGCCAGCACATCAAGGGCCAAGATGTGGCCTTCTTCTGTCATGCTGAGGAACTCTTTGGTTAGTTTACAGAATGTCAGAGCCGATGCCCCCTCTCTCTGAGCCTGAATGACATGGAAGAGGGTATGGATGGGAAAATGGGTTAATGGCTGGCAGGCTGCCTGAAAGGGCCAAACCAATACAACCACTAACCAAACAATTAACTAATGCTTTTCTTACAACTTAATTATCCACTGAATTTATTCATAATAACGTATGCTTCTTTTAtctgtttataaaaaaataccATAATATGCTTCTTTAGGAAGATCTCAATGAAGTTTTTAAAGGACTCCTTCTGCTGGATGGTGATGGAGGTATATAGTGGAGACTTCTCAGTGATGTACCAGCTGTTGGAATTTCTGACCACAGTAATGGTGTGGCCTCTGGCATGGAGCCCTTCAATAAGCACCTACACATTGATGATGTTAgtatcaataaatcaaatgtaaccAAATGTATTACATGAAGCCCTTTATACATCAGCAGCTGCAAACAAGtgtttttacagatacccagcctgaaagtCCAAAGATCAAGCTCTAACAAGACCTGATGCACAGGGGCTAAGAAAAAAACTCCCTAATAGGATCAAAACCTTGGACAAAACCTTGAGAGGAACCATCCTCTGCGGGGTGGGAAGAA
This genomic window from Esox lucius isolate fEsoLuc1 chromosome 7, fEsoLuc1.pri, whole genome shotgun sequence contains:
- the LOC105011171 gene encoding UDP-glucuronosyltransferase 2C1 translates to MHSSPEHGGILLLGVCLLSSLLLFTTPSCHGGKVLVYPADGSHWVNMKVLIEGLHARGHTITVVRNSNSWYITEKSPLYTSITIQQKESFKNFIEIFLKKHIMAQREGASALTFCKLTKEFLSMTEEGHILALDVLAHIFDDKELMKSLQEAEYDLVLIDPAIATGLLLARHLKLPVVLNARWITSGEGHFAIAPSPLSYIPSPGSGFTDKMTFVQRVQNVLFHSILKFQQKFLLGPSYNAFCTKYFKEGCDIISLIQEADIWLMRSDFVFEFPRPTMPNVVYMGGFQCKPAQPLPTELEEFVQSAGEHGVVVMSLGSLVNALPADIADQIASVFAKLPQKVIWRHVGERPSTLGNNTLLVKWMPQNDLLGHPQTRVFVAHGGTNGVQEAIYHGTPVLGIPLFFDQYDNLLRLQERGAAKILELANINGPSFQQALNQVLTQTSYRENMQRLSDLHRDQPIKPMDSALFWLEYVMRHRGASHLRTSVYRLPWYSYHSLDVLILLLAAGGAVPVCTGFLVRFFWRTCWKNKNKVKID